The DNA window gagcttttttttaaaacttaacaATTTACCTCCTTTTATAGTGAAAGAGATTTACTTCATGCATAACTCTGCCAGAGTAATTGTAGGAGTTTCCTTCAATCAGTAAGTTGTTTAATTTAACTGGGAAACAACTCCTGATATCTTAAACCTGTTAATAATAACATGATTTAATATAgagaataataattaataatattatgccACGTGTCTCGTCGGAATATTCCTGACAAAAACAATGAACAAGTACTGATTGGTGGGATACCTTGAAGATTTCCTATCCTGCATTACTCGTCTTTAGAACAGACCTCTGCTTCCCCTTTATAAGTTTTCTGGATCTGGGTACTTCTAACATTTTCTCCGTTTTCACTTGCATACCTCgaagtttccttttttttttaaaaagaaaatatttcctGAGTTCTGAGAAATTGAAtctgtgttttgtttttgtttgacaCTAGTAATGGTACTTGTACTTCTACGCTTTCTCCATAACGCTCTTCTGCCTCCCAAATGTCCTTTCTTTTCACAGTTTTCTATTCTTGGGTTTCAATAGTGGATTCTGCAATTGTAATTTTGTTACTTATATTGAATCATAATTTAGCCTCTGGTCCTCCACTTTCTTAATAAAGATAATATTTTGCAATATATTGATTTTTAAGCTTCTTGCATCGTTTAATCATCAATGTCAATATGCTTGTTATGCTTTACTTGAATGAATTTGTTTGAACCTTTTGCGGTGAATAGTGATGTTTTCTCTATTTCTAATTTTCTTCTGTTATGTACAGCGTATGAGTATTTGTTAGGGTCATGAAGAGTTCAAGGGAATAATTATATGGAGGGTGAGGCTCAACCGTCAGTGTCTTTCCGGTTAAACCGGCGTGGAGATCGCAGTAATCAAACTCCGCGGTCTAAAGGTAAGGATAAGGCATATTTAGTTTTAGAAACTTTTTATTGGTCTCGAATGCCAGTGGAACTTTTCATGTTGTTATCGTGTAAGAGTGAAATGTTATACTTTTGAAGCAGTTATTGGCCAATGATAATGTGTGGTTTTGGTTTTCGTTTAttccttacatatatatatatattgatgtagAAATCATTGTATGTGTTGTTTTCTCGTTGGAAATATTTGATTATATTATATTCATTTATGTACCcccaacctagaggtcacattgTCAATTTCTGAAAATAACATTTTCACATATTATATGGGGATAAGGTTTGCATACATTCTACATATTCCTGATCCCGCCCACTACGAGAGTCTTGtacatgagagttgtttacccttttttATGTACCTCGTGCTTTTTTTGGTGTACAATGAGGTGTATGGTGGGATTAGATTAGGGAGCTTGAGCAAGGTAAAAGAAACTTAAATAATGTGGTGATGCAGATGTTGAAGGTGGTTTCTTTTCTCCTGGGAGACTGCCGCAGGATTATCCAATGAAAATCATTTGGAAGAGGGGGTTTGTTCGGTTGGTTCTTGTTGCTGGCATCGTGTGGATGTTAATCATCCTTTCCGTATTGTTATTTCATGTTTGGTCATGCCAATCTTCATTGGCATTCTTTTCAGGTATATTTTTAAGATGTACATTGCCATGGAATTTTTAGCGTTCATCCTAAAGTTCCTGTTAATACAACATTTACTTTTTCAGTTCTTAGATTGCCCTGCTCTTCTTCACTGCCTAGGGAACAACAAAcatcaaaataaacaaaacccaaaaagaaagaacaaagaaaaagctGCATCAGAAAGCAAAGGAGAGTGTTTTCCAAACATTGAGTTCATACCTGAATTGACTGCTGTTGAAGTTGATGATGAAGGTCTTGTTTTCCTCGAGCCTTAAAACCTGTGCTGAAGTTGGCTCAAACACAcactgttttggttttgtttgctGATATAATATGATTGATTTCATTCTTAGCTGGGACGTGCATGACAATCATTTGCTgttcatcaaattcaaaattttatggCTGCTACtattgtgcattttgaaaatattatttAGGAATTTTGAGCTCTTAATTATGGTCATTCCACGGTGGAAAGAGCCATAGGCATTATTATCTCCCTGATCTAGGATTGTCTCTAATTATGTCTATTGATGATGGGAAACATTTGTGAGCAAGACATTGGTTTGCCGCATCTTAATACTTGAAGCATCATGAAAAACTGTCTAGAAGCCATCTGGTTGTACCTGgctcttttcctttcttttgtaaGGGTTCCACTCCCACCCAATTTGTGCCTCTTCAATAAAGTtgctcttcaatttttttttaaaaaaacaatagtttcattaaaattttagttAATTCTGTTTAGCAAAATTGTTCTTTGTAACTGTTTTAAAGTTTATACTTCTCGTGCAGCCATCTGTAAGAAAGCGTTAGACACAATGGGACTTGTACCTAAACCACAACACCGTAAGACAATGGCAACATCTTTGCTTTGAAGTTTAAACTTTAAGCCCCTGTGCTGTAACAATATACTGATTATGTTTACCTCTTTTAGGCTGTCCGATTCCTCTTGCAAATAATCCCAACAGTAAAGTTATTCCTGAAGGAAGAACTCCTGATgtaattcttagaagtctctcCTACATTACAGAGGATGAGCTAGTGAATAATGGATCTCTGTCCTCACCTCTATTTGGAGGTCATCAAAGCTGGTCCCAGAGAGATGAGAGCTTTAAAGCGCAAACTAACATGAAGGTAAAATTAAGTGTCCATTTGATGTTATTTTAATGTTACCTTGGTATCCTTCACTTATTTGACACTCAAACTGTGATGTAGTTCTTTATTCATGATATCTCAAGTCAATGATGCTGGGAACGATTGGCCAGTCATTTTTCATATTATTGACTACGCTAATAATATGTATTGGAAGTTGAAATTTATATCTTTCCACCTGCGCCCTTTGAAACTCCTTGTTGTGTTTTGGTCCAGGTGCACTGTGGATTTATTAGAAATGGCGGTGCTGAAATAGCTCCTTCAGACATCAAGTATGTTAAGAAGTGTAGATTTGTCGTTGCATCAGGAATTTTTGATGGATATGATGTACCACATCAACCTTCAAATATAAGTGACCGATCTAAgaaacttttttgttttcttatggtGGTTGATGAGGCATCTCTAGAGTTTATAAAGAGTAATGTTACTCTTGAAGAGGATCTCGATGGTGGCCCATGGATAGGAGTCTGGCGGCTTGTGCTGCTCAAGCATCCACCTTATGATGAACCTCGAAGAAATGGGAAGGTTCCCAAGATTTTAACCCACAGGTTGTTCCCTGAAGCACAGTACAGCATTTGGATTGATGGTAAAATGGAGTTGATAGTTGATCCTTTGCTAATCCTAGACAGGTATTTTCTATATGTTCAAAGAATTGTGCATATTCGTTGTGTTTGTGGTTTTTCTTGATGGAACTTGAAATGTTCTCTTTGGGGATGGGAGAGTCTACcagaaaggaaacaaaattaaaagttgAATCTTatgcttttatattttttttcatgtctTTTAAATTATGAAATATCTTTCATTGAAGGTTTTTGGTGAATGTTTTCTGATTAAGCAATCAGATTgaggataaaaaaaaagggtccccttatttatatttgtatgtgATTTTCTGGTGCTGCTGAAAGTGAATTATGTCATTTTTAGGTTATTTGTCGTATAAAGCCCCAGGTTACtatattttgtttaatttgtattaTGTTTGCTCAATATCATTCCAATTACCCCTGCtgttttattaatgtgtatACATTTATTCGCACTGATGtacatttcaaaataaaataaacttttGCCTGCAGATACTTATGGCGTGAGAAGCATACTTTTGCCATTGCTCAGCATAAGCATCATCGCAGTATATATGAGGAAGCTGAtgcaaacaaaagaagaaagcgCTATGCACGGCCCCTGATTGATCTCCACATGAAAATATACCGTTACGAGGGAATGGAGCCATGGAGTTTGAAGAAAAGCACTCCTAGTGGTAATGAGGATAATCGCCattcttttgggtttttttttggtctgtcTATTACTCTAGTAAAATCTTGGGCATGTGACTGCTGAGTTATGATATAGTTCTAATGAAGTTAGCACTAGTTCGCACTTGACAAACACATACCCCGCTGACAAACTTATCTTGAAAGAAAAGAATGGACAACCTAGACGACAGTATCCCAGTGGTAGAGGAAGGGGACTCTTGTTTTCTTTACCTGAGGTCTTGTGTTTGAATCGCCCCTGGTGTAACTTGGACTTTACCGATATTAGGGGCTTGTAGTTGGTTGCTAGCGTCTGTGTTTTACTCTGCAAGGCAGGTCCAATTAGGCCCATCCTTGGAGAGGTTCCACGtcctcaaaaaaataaagagaataaCGGACAATCTTCAGTAAGCCAAGGGAACATATATCTTTGTGTCTGTTACTGGAAGACTATTACAACTAGATTTTTAGATCGTTGATAGAAGTTCAGTTTGTTTTGGGACGAGCTGGAGTTAGGAAGCACAGAAGACTGGTTCTGCATTTTACTTGTGCCATGTGCTCTTGGTAGGATGATTTCATTTATCCGCTGTGAAACACTTTATAACTCAGCACCAGTGTATTCTTGACATTCTAGTGTTTTCGACTTCTTCATTATTATATTGAATCACCACCGTATTTTCTTGACAAGAACCTTTTAAATGCAGATGTCCCGGAGGGAGCTATCATCATTCGGGAACATACGCCAATAAATAATTTGTTTAGCTGCTTGTGGTTCAATGAGGTGAACCTCTTCACACCAAGAGATCAGCTGAGTTTCGGCTACATAGTGTACAGGTTGGGGGAGTTGTTCAAGTTCTTCATGTTTGAGAATTGTGAGTACAATTCGCTTTTTATATTGCACCCACATACCCGTGAGCATTCCTCTAAAATAGAGTGGGTAAAGAACCTGACTGAGTTGGAGGGAAAGGGTGGCAGATTGAGGGAGAGTAGAGGTGGATTAGGCTTGTGGACTCCCTATCCTGCGGACCTTAATTCTGTTGTCCTGCCACCAGTAGTGAGAACATCAAAACCAGGATGAGGTTGAATGCCATCGATGCCATATTTATGAAATCTCCAAGTTTAGtagtgatattttttttgttgcgaCATTCTTTCACAACACATGTATGCCTTCAAAAATTTGTGTCAATAAACATATTGGGTTAAGTTTAAATAGGTCACGGAACGGTTGGGGcatttgcaattaggtcactgGGAGCAAAACTTTTCAAATTGTATCACTGAAATTGATTGGAATTGGATCGGAGTGACCCAATTGTTGAAATTCCAAACATTCAGTGAAATCGAACATTCGATTTTATTgacaacaaaaatgaaaattggaGATCAAACATATTACAGTATAAATCAAGTATGCTGGGTGGGTAACACAAACTAatttattgggaaaaaaatattactgaaatttaaaaaaaaaaaaaaaaaaaaagaagctaaagtCTCAATGAAGGAATGCTGGTGATAACGAGCCAAAAAGCTAAATATGGAATTCTGGAATGGGCTACAACCTTTATTTCATGCTCAATAAAGGAGGGATGAAACCTGAGAGAGAGGCAGGCAAACAGCAAGTAATAGCACTAATGCAAACAAAAAAAGGGGTGTATAGGGTACACTGGCTGGTTTATTCCATTAATTGGCTGAATCTCGGCTGTAGAACTGGTCAAGGGTCTTGGCTGGTATGCGGTGCAAAAGCTCTCGGGGGAAGATGCGAAGCAGTGTCCACGCCAAATCAAGAGATTGGAAGATGTTGCGGGTGTCATACGCTCCTTGAGCAACAAATTTCCTCTCAAATTTGTCCAAGAACTCCAAATACAACTGTTTTATCCAATAAAAAGCATGTTACATACATTGTACGAGAGTACTTAACTGAAAACACTTCATGTGAGACAGTAAGCAACGTACCAAGTCTTCAGAGGACAGAGCTTCTTCTCCTACAACAGCTTTCATTGCCTGGACATCTTTTCCAATAGCATAATTTGCATACAGCTGAGAGTTGGGAATTATAACATAGGAAAACTTAAGACAGCTCTGAAGGAGATGATAGAATGCATCCTTCAAAATTTGAAGGATAAATGTTGAGTCATTCTACTGCATTTAGGAAAAGGTGTCCCTAGGAAGCACATATTCCCTCTATATGATGCATTTGATACACAGAAAAGATACAAGTTcaccaagaaaatgaaagattgAAAATATTGGGAAAGTTATTGTATCCATAGCAAAATAACAGCAATTACCTGAACCACAGCTTTCTCCCCATCAACTTCCAAAACTTGACCGCGTCTGGTTGTTCCATCCCCCAAACGAATATTAACAATTTCTTGATATTTTGGTCCCTGAAACAGCCAACCAAAAAATGTATCAGCCATTGAAGAATGAGTAGGTGATCAATGATGAAAAGCAATACATATTAACATACCTTAACTTTCTCGAGGATAACCAGAGGTCCGGCAACTCCAGAAACAGTTCTGTACTCTGAAACATACAAGAACATGAGTTAATGTACCGATCCACACTTGAAACAACTTCATTATCACTACATAGACTAATATCTTGAACAAATTCACCCAATTCTGCTCTCTTTCTATTGGCGCCTGGCATAATTTTTATGTCACTTGGCAAGGCTTATTAGTGATTTCATCACAATTTACCAGTttcattttaacaaaaaatattacaGATTACAAACAAACAGTGAAACAAAATATCGAACTCACCCATGCCAATCTCCAGGGTGCCCTCCTCCATGTCTAGATTGTTCTGAGCCACACCCATTCTTAACCTTCAGATGCAGAAGCACCAAATCCCCAAGTGAAAGAAAAACTGAATCAGTAAAT is part of the Tripterygium wilfordii isolate XIE 37 chromosome 7, ASM1340144v1, whole genome shotgun sequence genome and encodes:
- the LOC120002719 gene encoding V-type proton ATPase subunit B2-like; this encodes MGVAQNNLDMEEGTLEIGMEYRTVSGVAGPLVILEKVKGPKYQEIVNIRLGDGTTRRGQVLEVDGEKAVVQLYANYAIGKDVQAMKAVVGEEALSSEDLLYLEFLDKFERKFVAQGAYDTRNIFQSLDLAWTLLRIFPRELLHRIPAKTLDQFYSRDSAN
- the LOC120002717 gene encoding uncharacterized protein LOC120002717 isoform X2 → MEGEAQPSVSFRLNRRGDRSNQTPRSKDVEGGFFSPGRLPQDYPMKIIWKRGFVRLVLVAGIVWMLIILSVLLFHVWSCQSSLAFFSAICKKALDTMGLVPKPQHRCPIPLANNPNSKVIPEGRTPDVILRSLSYITEDELVNNGSLSSPLFGGHQSWSQRDESFKAQTNMKVHCGFIRNGGAEIAPSDIKYVKKCRFVVASGIFDGYDVPHQPSNISDRSKKLFCFLMVVDEASLEFIKSNVTLEEDLDGGPWIGVWRLVLLKHPPYDEPRRNGKVPKILTHRLFPEAQYSIWIDGKMELIVDPLLILDRYLWREKHTFAIAQHKHHRSIYEEADANKRRKRYARPLIDLHMKIYRYEGMEPWSLKKSTPSDVPEGAIIIREHTPINNLFSCLWFNEVNLFTPRDQLSFGYIVYRLGELFKFFMFENCEYNSLFILHPHTREHSSKIEWVKNLTELEGKGGRLRESRGGLGLWTPYPADLNSVVLPPVVRTSKPG
- the LOC120002717 gene encoding uncharacterized protein LOC120002717 isoform X1, which codes for MEGEAQPSVSFRLNRRGDRSNQTPRSKDVEGGFFSPGRLPQDYPMKIIWKRGFVRLVLVAGIVWMLIILSVLLFHVWSCQSSLAFFSGNNKHQNKQNPKRKNKEKAASESKGECFPNIEFIPELTAVEVDDEAICKKALDTMGLVPKPQHRCPIPLANNPNSKVIPEGRTPDVILRSLSYITEDELVNNGSLSSPLFGGHQSWSQRDESFKAQTNMKVHCGFIRNGGAEIAPSDIKYVKKCRFVVASGIFDGYDVPHQPSNISDRSKKLFCFLMVVDEASLEFIKSNVTLEEDLDGGPWIGVWRLVLLKHPPYDEPRRNGKVPKILTHRLFPEAQYSIWIDGKMELIVDPLLILDRYLWREKHTFAIAQHKHHRSIYEEADANKRRKRYARPLIDLHMKIYRYEGMEPWSLKKSTPSDVPEGAIIIREHTPINNLFSCLWFNEVNLFTPRDQLSFGYIVYRLGELFKFFMFENCEYNSLFILHPHTREHSSKIEWVKNLTELEGKGGRLRESRGGLGLWTPYPADLNSVVLPPVVRTSKPG
- the LOC120002717 gene encoding uncharacterized protein LOC120002717 isoform X3 — translated: MFGHANLHWHSFQFLDCPALLHCLGNNKHQNKQNPKRKNKEKAASESKGECFPNIEFIPELTAVEVDDEAICKKALDTMGLVPKPQHRCPIPLANNPNSKVIPEGRTPDVILRSLSYITEDELVNNGSLSSPLFGGHQSWSQRDESFKAQTNMKVHCGFIRNGGAEIAPSDIKYVKKCRFVVASGIFDGYDVPHQPSNISDRSKKLFCFLMVVDEASLEFIKSNVTLEEDLDGGPWIGVWRLVLLKHPPYDEPRRNGKVPKILTHRLFPEAQYSIWIDGKMELIVDPLLILDRYLWREKHTFAIAQHKHHRSIYEEADANKRRKRYARPLIDLHMKIYRYEGMEPWSLKKSTPSDVPEGAIIIREHTPINNLFSCLWFNEVNLFTPRDQLSFGYIVYRLGELFKFFMFENCEYNSLFILHPHTREHSSKIEWVKNLTELEGKGGRLRESRGGLGLWTPYPADLNSVVLPPVVRTSKPG